Proteins encoded in a region of the Hippocampus zosterae strain Florida chromosome 11, ASM2543408v3, whole genome shotgun sequence genome:
- the znhit2 gene encoding zinc finger HIT domain-containing protein 2 → MNPIIRRTLPRSVRTLLTDIGPKDEWPEEAEDASAASRDGILLPGRGASSGQEEFITQASADGKISKVCMLCNCKPACYTCPRCNLHYCGVACYRSPDHSVCSEEFYKEAVFEELKNMAATDQEGKKKMHEILLGLRQKAQVTNGGIESVLREAEMEQDDGVEAVELLSKLAELQESGEDSMGEIENFTRTLEDQEADEEPSESVGQNLSELDLDKLSEEELWALLDNGEKEKFTGLLRQGALSRLIPVWRPWWEEHDEAGRTLVELLEEGVQNPDQQVNKSKDKTPSSAVSGVPAIFAKIPKLSSLCPNPSPLVCYSVINALYCYTFTLQLLNGDADSLLFEFCDTMLALSEALSSSKVFNSVKEAIHSGETLILRGGYLNKQESHATDLAVEATAHVLTGRDKEDATGYILAALSQIRSALSRARASLSKKGEEGAKRQKYFLASKKCEFLQAWTLDHSCHTRGLALELWNEHSQRARRRKSVEETKMLVAESFKKEKRKVHGTLIQELN, encoded by the coding sequence ATGAATCCAATAATTAGACGGACACTTCCTCGGTCAGTGAGGACTCTTCTGACAGACATCGGTCCAAAGGACGAGTGGCCGGAGGAAGCGGAGGATGCCTCGGCGGCCAGCAGAGATGGCATCCTGCTCCCCGGAAGAGGGGCATCTTCTGGACAGGAGGAATTTATCACTCAGGCTTCGGCTGATGGAAAGATCTCCAAAGTGTGCATGCTGTGCAACTGCAAGCCTGCGTGTTACACTTGCCCTAGGTGCAACTTGCATTACTGCGGCGTGGCTTGCTACCGCAGCCCAGATCACTCGGTGTGCTCAGAGGAGTTCTACAAGGAGGCTGTCTTTGAGGAGTTGAAAAACATGGCGGCAACAGACCAAGAGGGAAAGAAGAAAATGCATGAGATTCTTCTCGGACTGAGACAAAAGGCTCAAGTGACAAATGGAGGAATAGAAAGCGTGTTAAGAGAAGCCGAGATGGAGCAAGACGACGGTGTTGAGGCTGTGGAGCTGCTGTCCAAATTAGCTGAGCTTCAGGAATCGGGAGAAGATAGTATGGGGGAGATCGAGAACTTCACGAGAACCTTGGAAGATCAGGAAGCAGATGAGGAGCCGTCGGAAAGCGTGGGCCAAAATCTGTCGGAGCTTGACCTCGACAAGCTCTCAGAAGAGGAGCTGTGGGCGCTCCTTGACAACGGGGAAAAGGAGAAGTTCACCGGTTTGCTTAGGCAGGGCGCTCTGAGCCGGTTGATCCCCGTGTGGAGGCCTTGGTGGGAGGAACACGACGAGGCAGGGAGAACACTGGTGGAGTTGCTGGAGGAGGGAGTTCAGAATCCAGACCAACAAGTGAATAAGAGCAAGGATAAAACGCCAAGCTCTGCGGTCTCTGGTGTTCCTGCGATTTTTGCAAAAATCCCCAAACTGAGTTCCTTGTGTCCAAATCCATCTCCATTGGTCTGCTACAGTGTGATCAACGCTCTCTATTGCTATACTTTCACATTGCAGCTCCTCAATGGTGACGCTGACTCGCTCCTCTTTGAGTTCTGTGACACCATGCTCGCGTTGTCTGAGGCCCTGAGCTCCAGCAAGGTTTTCAACTCCGTTAAAGAGGCCATACACAGCGGAGAGACACTCATCTTAAGAGGAGGGTATCTCAACAAGCAAGAATCGCACGCCACAGACTTGGCGGTCGAAGCCACCGCTCACGTCCTGACGGGTAGAGACAAAGAGGACGCCACGGGATACATCCTGGCGGCCTTGAGTCAAATACGATCGGCGCTCTCTCGAGCCAGAGCCTCTCTCTCAAAGAAGGGAGAAGAAGGAGCAAAGAGACAGAAATACTTCCTGGCTTCCAAGAAGTGTGAATTCCTTCAGGCTTGGACTCTGGATCATTCGTGTCATACTCGTGGGTTGGCTTTGGAGCTGTGGAACGAGCACAGTCAGCGAGCGAGGCGAAGGAAAAGTGTGGAGGAAACAAAGATGCTAGTTGCGGAgagctttaaaaaagaaaagaggaaaGTTCATGGTACGTTGATACAGGAGTTAAATTAG